One Pyrus communis chromosome 4, drPyrComm1.1, whole genome shotgun sequence genomic region harbors:
- the LOC137731920 gene encoding zinc finger CCCH domain-containing protein 56-like, giving the protein MDYGRESSVVHLITGNSSGGGGDIWSSDQAVWATEDEYRVWNNGDALADTMSNSNYDQRQSQSRSGSEPPNKKSRNSQDATSSNRSKAIGKMFFKTKLCCKFRAGTCPYVTNCNFAHSIEELRRPPPNWQEIVAAHEEEKAVPSEPREECQIPIVSTGYGVETPRSYKGRHCKKFYTEEGCPYGDNCTFLHDEQSKNRESVAISLGPGGYGGGAAAVNGANNKPSNWKTRICNKWELTGYCPFGSKCHFAHGVAELHRYGGGLVEGETRDSSSVAPDNKQGVVPLKTPGDAVVVSVPLVSYSDVYHLGVPSQRSSIVIQRSGPRAHQKWKGPDKISRIYGDWIDDIE; this is encoded by the exons ATGGATTATGGTAGAGAGAGCAGTGTAGTCCATCTAATCACCGGGAatagtagtggtggtggtggtgatatTTGGTCTAGTGACCAGGCAGTTTGGGCTACTGAGGATGAGTACCGTGTTTGGAATAATGGTGACGCGTTGGCGGACACCATGTCCAACTCAAATTATGATCAAAGGCAGTCGCAAAGTCGCTCTGGAAGCGAACCCCCAAATAAGAAATCAAGGAACTCCCAAGATGCAACTTCATCTAACCGGTCAAAAGCCATTGGGAAAATGTTCTTCAAAACCAAACTTTGTTGCAAATTCCGTGCTGGGACGTGCCCCTATGTTACCAATTGTAACTTTGCTCATAGCATTGAAGAGCTTCGGAGGCCGCCACCAAATTGGCAAGAAATTGTGGCTGCCCACGAGGAAGAAAAGGCTGTACCTTCAGAGCCTAGGGAAGAGTGCCAAATTCCAATCGTCTCTACAGGTTATGGTGTGGAGACTCCAAGATCCTATAAAGGGAGGCATTGCAAAAAGTTTTATACTGAGGAAGGGTGTCCTTATGGGGATAATTGCACTTTTCTTCATGATGAGCAGTCCAAGAATAGAGAGAGTGTGGCAATAAGTTTAGGTCCTGGAGGgtatggtggtggtgctgctgCTGTGAATGGAGCAAATAACAAGCCATCAAACTGGAAAACAAGGATTTGCAATAAGTGGGAATTGACAGGATATTGCCCATTTGGAAGCAAATGCCATTTTGCTCATGGTGTAGCAG AATTACACCGGTATGGTGGTGGGCTTGTGGAGGGAGAAACTAGAGATTCTTCTTCAGTCGCTCCTGACAATAAGCAGGGAGTAGTGCCTTTAAAAACTCCAGGAGATGCTGTGGTAGTATCGGTCCCTCTAGTCTCATATTCTGATGTTTATCACCTTGGAGTTCCGTCACAAAGATCATCTATCGTAATTCAGAGATCAGGGCCGAGAGCCCATCAGAAATGGAAGGGACCAGACAAAATCAGTAGGATATACGGTGACTGGATTGATGACATCGAATAG